The Rhododendron vialii isolate Sample 1 chromosome 1a, ASM3025357v1 region AGGGACTTAAAATCCAAAGTAACAACTATCTCGTGGTATGACCATGAACAACCAttaaaacaaagagagagaaggtattGGTAATTAGGAacgcgtgtgtgtgtgtgtgtgtgagagagagagagagagagaagagagagagagagagagagagagagagagagagagagagagagagagagagagacgacttACCTATCTTATGGGAGTCGATCGAAACGGCTAGCGGATGCCAGGATTGCTGCTGTTGGAAGTACCAAATCCAGGCTTGTAAAAACTGGAAGGAAAAAGAGGTAAGGATTTGAAATTGAAGAgcagagagagggaaagagggtGAAAATAGAAACCTCACCAATTTAGGATAAATAAGCTTCGACATTCCTGGGAAATATAGATTTGTCGACTGTTGAAATTATACTCCAGTACCGGCATCGACGTCCATATTGCCGGCGATGTGACAGAGTGAGTAGAATCGCGTCCTTTGTTTCCAAAAAAACCTTGATTTGGATACACGGACAGCTGAGGCTTCACGGCCGAGAAACCAGTCCACCACTTCTTTCTTATCTGAGATCGATTTTCTACTGAAttaggaagagagagagtgcaaaTGGCAATCGTTTCCTTTCTATGTGTTTTTTACTTGCCGACAAAGCTATGGGAAGTGGGGTAAAAGCAAGCTAAGTTCGCCGGGAAAAACGGTGGGAAATCCAGTATTGTGCAAAGAGTAATCATTCACCCAGAGTGAATAAAGTCTAAAATACAGAACAACACAGACTGCGAAACCAAAAGGGCAAATACGTATTTTTATCATTGTGACTTGGCATGCCATCCTacgttcttttattacaagagTATTGATATTCCATGTAAATGTTTGAAGAAAGCAAAGTAAATGGGCAAATGATAAGGTTGTACCTTTTTCTGTGTATATGGGccatccacagagagagagagagaaagagaatttAAATTGAGATGAAGACTTTTCCTATACCTTTGTCgtttttgaaattgaagatgcaTAGTGGTTTTACGAACATATCCTTGAAACACCCAATAAATCCCTCCTGCAACACAAAGCctacacaaaaataaaaataatttaatcaaCGTCTCGAGAATGGAGAGTGTACAAAGCAAAAATCTAAATTCTAATTGCCAGAATCAAGTCTAGAAGTCTTACATTTGAGGGTGAGAATCATTGAGGCATCACCATTATCTTCATATTCATACTCATAACTCTCAAATAGGACTGAGCAAAAAAACACTCCTCCGCAGTCGACGAGTagttaagaagaagaaaatgtcACATAAAATCGTACGgacaaaaatcaaatccaaacatCCGAAACTTACATTTGGTAAACACATAGTGCCATCAAATTCCCATTAATCTAGTAGTATGACTACTATTATAACAACAAAACTATATGACTACACAACTTCTAACCATTAGATTCCAGCAACAAACACAATATATCAAACATGTAATCAAATATTCCGAAATAGGCCTATCAAATTGTGCATCGATTTCAGCACCAAATTGTGTTATTTGTAGCATCTAAACACAATGTTTCGAATATAAAGCATGGATCATGGGCACGGATTCAAATACAACCACAGAAATAGCCAAacttgaaaaaggaaaaaaaacaaaataaacaacatTCAAAAATATCGATTAAGAAGATAGGGAACAAATAAATTGGTTAAATCAGATtgtagaagaaaaagaagcaagCCATAACTAATCAATTCGGAAAAAAAGGGCATACGAAGCAACAACAATCCATAATACGTAATTGAActcgtgaaaaaaaaatagagtgtacACGAAAGAagtcaaagaaaatgaaaacgaCGACGATGACAAATTCATGAGCACTCAAACTTGAGgaacgaaaagaaagaaaataactgTCAAATACAGAGTTGAAGAAGAAAGGTAACAAATGGACTAGGAAAAAAAGGAcagaaaccaaagaaaaaaatcataaaataatcaaagccggaaaaaagaaaaacacaagatAAAGATGAGGAATAAGTAGACTGATAAGCAAAAcagaataagaacaaaaataacCCAGAAAAAGTCCGAAAAACAACTAGCACCCTATAAATGTCAAATTAATAGAAAATTGCCCACAATGCATACAAAttcaaaatcgaaaaaaaaaataggaaaaaaaaaggaccctGGAGGAGGtggacaaaaaaacaaaacgaagaagaaggacgagaagaagaggaggaagagaatGAGAACAAAGATAAAACAAAGAATACTGGGAAAAAAAAGGCAGAAGCGAAGACCAAAACattgaataattaaatttgaaagaaaacTTTGTCTAAGAAG contains the following coding sequences:
- the LOC131301779 gene encoding uncharacterized protein LOC131301779, whose translation is MGAYSTWLGRVAVQCKPAPPVHTPRSSNNGSYHYVLVLFESYEYEYEDNGDASMILTLKCFVLQEGFIGCFKDMFVKPLCIFNFKNDKGFFGNKGRDSTHSVTSPAIWTSMPVLEYNFNSRQIYISQECRSLFILNCFYKPGFGTSNSSNPGIR